The following coding sequences lie in one Streptomyces albofaciens JCM 4342 genomic window:
- a CDS encoding TlpA family protein disulfide reductase: protein MSACRVPRRLASHRRTALFATGAALAALTLAACGEGRSGGSEQTQFVEGKDGVERVAKADRKPVPEISGETTQSAKLDIADYKGKVVVLNVWGSWCAPCIAEAPNFAKVANETKDKGVQFVGINTRDSQKSQAVSFEEQHKVPYPSLFDPTGKLMLRFPKGSLNPQAIPSTIAVDRQGKIAARSIGPLSEDELRKMLQPLIDEK from the coding sequence ATGAGTGCCTGCCGCGTCCCCCGACGACTCGCCAGTCATCGCCGCACCGCCCTGTTCGCCACAGGCGCCGCGCTCGCGGCGCTGACGCTGGCCGCCTGCGGCGAAGGCCGCTCGGGCGGCTCCGAGCAGACCCAGTTCGTCGAGGGCAAGGACGGCGTCGAGCGGGTCGCGAAGGCGGACCGCAAGCCCGTACCCGAGATCTCCGGCGAGACCACCCAGAGCGCGAAGCTGGACATCGCGGACTACAAGGGCAAGGTCGTCGTCCTCAACGTCTGGGGATCGTGGTGCGCCCCCTGCATCGCCGAGGCCCCCAACTTCGCCAAGGTCGCGAACGAGACCAAGGACAAGGGCGTCCAGTTCGTCGGCATCAACACCCGTGACTCGCAGAAGTCCCAGGCGGTCAGCTTCGAGGAACAGCACAAGGTGCCGTACCCGAGCCTGTTCGACCCGACCGGCAAGCTGATGCTGCGCTTCCCCAAGGGCAGCCTCAACCCGCAGGCGATCCCCTCCACCATCGCCGTGGACCGGCAGGGGAAGATCGCGGCGCGGTCCATCGGCCCGCTCAGCGAGGACGAGCTGCGCAAGATGCTCCAGCCGCTGATCGACGAGAAGTGA
- a CDS encoding cytochrome c biogenesis CcdA family protein, translated as MISLAAATGPAATITSGALLLAVPVALLGGLVSFFSPCVLPLVPGYMSYVTGVTGADLAEAKRGRMLAGASLFILGFTAVFVSTGALFGYFGGRLQEHLSLLNKILGVLLILLGLAFAGVLKNFGQRELRFHKKPAMGLAGAPVLGVLFGVGWTPCLGPTLTAVSSLALDQASAGRGALLTVAYCLGLGLPFIAVALAFRKVLGAFGWVKRHYVWVMRLGGGMMVALGVLLLTGAWADMMSGLQSWTSSFTPGI; from the coding sequence GTGATCTCCCTCGCCGCCGCCACCGGCCCCGCCGCCACCATCACCTCGGGCGCGCTGCTGCTCGCCGTGCCCGTCGCCCTCCTCGGCGGCCTGGTCTCCTTCTTCTCGCCCTGCGTGCTGCCGCTCGTACCCGGCTACATGTCCTACGTCACGGGCGTGACCGGAGCGGACCTCGCCGAGGCCAAGCGCGGCCGGATGCTGGCCGGCGCCTCCCTCTTCATCCTCGGCTTCACCGCCGTCTTCGTCTCCACCGGCGCCCTCTTCGGCTACTTCGGCGGCCGGCTCCAGGAACACCTGAGCCTGCTCAACAAGATCCTGGGCGTCCTGCTGATCCTGCTCGGCCTGGCCTTCGCCGGTGTCCTGAAGAACTTCGGCCAGCGCGAGCTGCGCTTCCACAAGAAGCCCGCCATGGGTCTGGCCGGCGCGCCGGTGCTCGGCGTCCTCTTCGGCGTCGGCTGGACGCCGTGCCTGGGCCCGACGCTCACCGCGGTCAGCTCGCTCGCCCTCGACCAGGCCAGTGCCGGGCGCGGCGCCCTGCTGACGGTGGCCTACTGTCTGGGACTGGGCCTGCCCTTCATCGCCGTCGCCCTCGCCTTCCGCAAGGTGCTCGGCGCCTTCGGCTGGGTCAAGCGCCACTACGTGTGGGTGATGCGGCTCGGCGGCGGCATGATGGTCGCGCTGGGCGTCCTGCTCCTCACCGGCGCATGGGCCGACATGATGTCCGGCCTGCAGAGCTGGACCAGCAGCTTCACCCCAGGGATCTGA
- the resB gene encoding cytochrome c biogenesis protein ResB yields MASKTDTPRDADDAEVGAAGSQLSTAPEEEASDGGAEGVSLPSLGPVGWARWFWRQLTSMRVALILLFLLSLGAIPGSLVPQTSIDPTKVEQFRTDHPTLAPLYDKLGLFHVYSSVWFSAIYLLLFISLIGCIVPRSWQFVGQLRGRPPRAPRRLTRLPAYTTWRTDREPGEVLGAAQRLLKKRRFRAHTIDDAVAAEKGYLREAGNLVFHVSLIVILVAVAVGSLWKSEGGKLVVEGDGFANSLTQYDNFKSGAFYDTDDLEPFGFSLKSFDASYERSGPQKGTPREFRANISYFQGADGTEHQGKIEVNHPLEIADSKIFLLSHGYAPVVEVTDGRGKQVYSGAVPFLPQDMQNYTSTGVVKVPNAQTADGKRNQLGFSGFFVPTYGGKGSGSMFSTFPALDNPRLTLTAYHGDLGVDSGLPQSVYQLEKKNLKQYQQDGRAVAQMMKPGETMKLPGGDGSIKFVGVKQWATFQVSHQPGNGLALIGAIAILIGLAGSLFIQRRRVWVRAVRGADGVTVVEMAGLGRSESARLPEELADLAAALEPDAPLAAEAGPDAAADTAADTGTATQAGTATDTDSATDTGTATEASAKPVPAPSPAADEKKPTPTGPENAAKSTGPTDSIGATGSTDSADDPADPSEGARA; encoded by the coding sequence ATGGCCTCCAAGACCGACACCCCCCGCGACGCCGACGACGCCGAGGTCGGCGCCGCGGGCTCGCAGCTGTCCACCGCGCCCGAGGAAGAGGCCTCCGACGGGGGCGCCGAGGGGGTCTCCCTCCCGTCCCTGGGGCCGGTCGGCTGGGCCCGGTGGTTCTGGCGGCAGCTGACCTCGATGCGGGTCGCGCTGATCCTGCTGTTCCTGCTCTCGCTCGGCGCCATCCCCGGCTCGCTGGTCCCGCAGACCAGCATCGACCCGACCAAGGTCGAGCAGTTCCGCACCGACCACCCGACGCTGGCACCGCTGTACGACAAGCTGGGCCTGTTCCACGTCTACAGCTCGGTGTGGTTCTCCGCGATCTACCTGCTGCTGTTCATCTCGCTGATCGGCTGCATCGTGCCGCGCTCGTGGCAGTTCGTCGGCCAGCTGCGCGGCCGCCCGCCGCGCGCCCCGCGCCGGCTGACCCGGCTGCCCGCGTACACGACGTGGCGTACGGACCGGGAGCCCGGGGAGGTGCTCGGCGCGGCCCAGCGCCTGCTGAAGAAGCGCCGCTTCCGCGCCCACACCATCGATGACGCCGTCGCCGCCGAGAAGGGCTACCTGCGCGAGGCGGGCAACCTGGTCTTCCACGTCTCGCTGATCGTGATCCTGGTGGCGGTCGCCGTCGGCAGCCTGTGGAAGTCCGAGGGCGGCAAGCTGGTCGTCGAGGGCGACGGCTTCGCCAACAGCCTCACCCAGTACGACAACTTCAAGTCCGGTGCCTTCTACGACACCGACGACCTCGAACCGTTCGGTTTCTCCCTCAAGAGCTTCGACGCGTCCTACGAGCGCAGCGGCCCCCAGAAGGGCACCCCGCGCGAGTTCCGCGCCAACATCTCGTACTTCCAGGGCGCGGACGGCACGGAACACCAGGGCAAGATCGAGGTCAACCACCCGCTGGAGATCGCCGACTCCAAGATCTTCCTGCTCTCGCACGGCTACGCGCCGGTCGTCGAGGTCACCGACGGCCGCGGCAAGCAGGTCTACAGCGGCGCGGTGCCGTTCCTGCCGCAGGACATGCAGAACTACACCTCCACCGGCGTGGTCAAGGTGCCCAACGCGCAGACCGCCGACGGCAAGCGCAACCAGCTCGGCTTCTCGGGCTTCTTCGTGCCGACGTACGGCGGCAAGGGCTCCGGCTCGATGTTCTCCACGTTCCCCGCGCTGGACAATCCGCGGCTGACGCTGACCGCGTACCACGGTGACCTCGGTGTGGACTCCGGGCTGCCGCAGAGCGTGTACCAGCTGGAGAAGAAGAACCTCAAGCAGTACCAGCAGGACGGCCGCGCCGTCGCCCAGATGATGAAGCCCGGCGAGACCATGAAGCTCCCCGGCGGCGACGGCAGCATCAAGTTCGTCGGCGTCAAGCAGTGGGCCACCTTCCAGGTCTCCCACCAGCCCGGCAACGGCCTCGCCCTGATCGGCGCGATCGCCATCCTGATCGGCCTGGCCGGCTCGCTGTTCATCCAGCGCCGCCGGGTGTGGGTACGGGCCGTACGCGGCGCCGACGGCGTGACCGTCGTCGAGATGGCGGGCCTGGGCCGCAGCGAGTCCGCCCGCCTCCCGGAGGAACTGGCCGACCTGGCCGCCGCCCTGGAGCCGGACGCGCCGCTGGCGGCGGAGGCGGGCCCGGACGCAGCGGCGGATACGGCTGCGGACACCGGTACGGCCACCCAAGCCGGTACGGCTACGGATACCGATTCGGCTACGGATACCGGTACGGCCACGGAGGCGAGCGCGAAGCCCGTCCCCGCCCCGTCCCCGGCCGCCGATGAGAAGAAACCCACCCCCACCGGCCCCGAGAACGCGGCGAAGTCCACCGGCCCCACCGACTCCATCGGTGCAACCGGTTCCACGGACTCCGCCGATGATCCTGCCGATCCCTCCGAAGGAGCGCGCGCGTGA
- the ccsB gene encoding c-type cytochrome biogenesis protein CcsB: MNIAAAATNENLASISNMLIYSAMAVYTLAFLAHLAEWAFGSRSKVGRTAAALTATVPAPAKAAAARTAEQGGGTAVLERPKVVTRATNGNRDVPDGPGAAGGTEKGDLYGRIAISLTTLAFLIHFGGVLTRGLSVQRAPWGNMYEFSTTFGMVAVAAYLVLLALRKNVRWIGLLLTATVLLDLGVAVTWLYTESSQLVPALHSYWLWIHVSCAIISGAFLYLGAVSTLLYLFRDRYESKLADPNGKKPGAFATSVMERLPAAASLDKFSYRVNATIFPLWTFTIIAGAIWAGEAWGRYWGWDSKEIWSFVTWVAYAAYLHARATVGWKGRKAAYLGLFAFLTYIFNYYVVNYFFSGLHSYSGI; this comes from the coding sequence GTGAACATCGCTGCCGCAGCCACCAACGAGAACCTGGCCAGTATCAGCAACATGCTGATCTACTCGGCCATGGCCGTCTACACCCTCGCCTTCCTCGCGCACCTCGCCGAGTGGGCCTTCGGCAGCCGCAGCAAGGTCGGCCGCACGGCGGCGGCCCTGACCGCCACCGTGCCCGCCCCCGCCAAGGCCGCGGCGGCCCGCACGGCCGAGCAGGGCGGCGGCACCGCCGTACTGGAGCGCCCCAAGGTCGTCACCCGCGCCACCAACGGCAACCGGGACGTCCCGGACGGCCCGGGCGCCGCGGGCGGCACCGAGAAGGGCGACCTCTACGGCCGCATCGCCATCTCGCTGACCACCCTCGCGTTCCTGATCCACTTCGGCGGCGTCCTCACCCGCGGCCTGTCCGTGCAGCGTGCCCCCTGGGGCAACATGTACGAGTTCTCCACGACCTTCGGCATGGTCGCGGTCGCCGCGTACCTCGTCCTCCTCGCCCTGCGGAAGAACGTCCGCTGGATCGGCCTGCTGCTGACCGCCACCGTCCTGCTGGACCTCGGCGTGGCCGTCACCTGGCTCTACACCGAAAGCTCCCAGCTGGTCCCGGCCCTCCACTCGTACTGGCTGTGGATCCACGTCAGCTGCGCGATCATCTCCGGCGCCTTCCTCTACCTCGGCGCCGTCTCCACGCTGCTCTACCTCTTCCGCGACCGCTACGAGAGCAAGCTGGCCGACCCGAACGGCAAGAAGCCCGGCGCCTTCGCCACCTCCGTGATGGAGCGCCTGCCCGCCGCCGCCAGCCTGGACAAGTTCTCCTACCGCGTGAACGCCACGATCTTCCCCCTGTGGACCTTCACGATCATCGCCGGCGCCATCTGGGCCGGCGAGGCCTGGGGCCGCTACTGGGGCTGGGACTCCAAGGAAATCTGGTCCTTCGTCACCTGGGTCGCCTACGCCGCCTACCTCCACGCCCGCGCCACCGTCGGCTGGAAGGGCCGCAAGGCCGCCTACCTGGGCCTGTTCGCGTTCCTGACGTACATCTTCAACTACTACGTGGTGAATTACTTCTTCTCGGGGCTGCACTCCTACTCCGGGATCTGA
- a CDS encoding SRPBCC domain-containing protein, whose amino-acid sequence MERLESPVPYGTAVSTGDSHTLRYELRFPQGVERVWEAVATQEGLPGWLAVAEPFVRREGGLITLRWQNTDENGNATVAPGRVTGWGPLRLAEYTVDVHGRMRFELRDDGTDATRLRFANEFTGSAAYRLDCLAGWHHHFEFLTDALDGRPKDWSTWNLDRWRELRADYAAAGQ is encoded by the coding sequence ATGGAGCGTTTGGAGAGCCCCGTCCCGTACGGCACCGCTGTTTCCACAGGTGACAGCCACACCCTCCGGTACGAGCTGCGTTTTCCCCAGGGTGTGGAGCGGGTCTGGGAGGCGGTGGCCACTCAGGAGGGGCTGCCGGGGTGGCTTGCTGTGGCGGAGCCGTTTGTGCGGCGTGAGGGTGGGCTGATCACGCTTCGGTGGCAGAACACCGATGAGAACGGGAATGCGACGGTGGCACCCGGCCGGGTGACCGGCTGGGGGCCGTTGCGGCTGGCCGAGTACACCGTCGATGTCCACGGCCGTATGCGGTTCGAGCTCCGGGACGACGGGACCGACGCCACCCGTCTGCGCTTCGCGAACGAGTTCACCGGTTCCGCCGCGTACCGCCTGGACTGTCTCGCCGGCTGGCACCACCATTTCGAGTTCCTCACCGACGCGCTCGACGGACGGCCCAAGGACTGGTCCACGTGGAACCTGGACCGGTGGCGGGAGCTGCGGGCCGACTACGCGGCCGCCGGGCAGTAG
- a CDS encoding DUF4291 domain-containing protein, whose amino-acid sequence MSHHRNPRHPEPTRHIRAAHTATTVTVYQAYAPSLGLPAARDGRFPPAWKRERMTWVKPSFLWMMYRCGWATKPDQERVLAIEIDRAGFDWALRHACLSHYDPAVHPDRAAWKAQLLTSPARIQWDPERDLHLAPLPHRSLQLGLAGDASRRYADEWTVAIRDITPLAHEIHALVRAGDTAAATALLPEERPYPAPAETPGLSPVPA is encoded by the coding sequence ATGAGTCATCACCGAAACCCCCGGCACCCCGAACCCACGCGCCACATCCGCGCCGCCCACACCGCCACCACGGTCACCGTCTACCAGGCGTACGCCCCGTCCCTCGGCCTCCCCGCCGCCCGCGACGGCCGCTTCCCGCCCGCCTGGAAGCGGGAGCGCATGACGTGGGTCAAACCGTCGTTCCTGTGGATGATGTACCGCTGCGGCTGGGCCACCAAGCCCGACCAGGAACGGGTCCTCGCCATCGAGATCGACCGCGCGGGCTTCGACTGGGCCCTGCGCCACGCCTGCCTGTCCCACTACGACCCCGCCGTCCACCCCGACCGGGCCGCCTGGAAAGCGCAGCTCCTCACCTCCCCCGCCCGCATCCAATGGGACCCCGAACGCGACCTGCACCTGGCTCCGCTCCCCCACCGCTCCCTCCAGCTGGGCCTGGCGGGCGACGCCTCCCGCCGCTACGCCGACGAGTGGACGGTGGCGATCCGCGACATCACACCACTGGCCCATGAGATCCACGCCCTGGTGCGCGCGGGCGACACGGCGGCCGCGACCGCCCTCCTCCCCGAAGAGCGCCCCTACCCTGCGCCGGCGGAAACCCCGGGCCTGTCTCCCGTACCGGCCTGA
- a CDS encoding isopenicillin N synthase family dioxygenase, producing the protein MSEPPASAPDPARAPAPDDGPIPVIDLARWRSDGPDARRATAAAVDTALRATGFLLVTGHGLDPDLRTRIRRTARTFFALPAAEKQPYATEVGGRGWLGPGAEANGAAEGTATPPDLKESLSFASEEPTGDPAVDAEWFLPNIWPHQVPALRLDVQDLLTALRALSDRLLELLATVLGSAPDRFTRHTTHPTWGFNINWYPGTETVGEALPGQYRIGPHTDFGTVTVLDRQHGKGGLQVWTDPAHGGTGWQDAPYVPGSLTVNIGDLMARWTDGRWRAGRHRVLPPPPDAPTEELMSLVYFYECDPGTRIGTLADSHTYLRAQLDAITADGT; encoded by the coding sequence ATGAGTGAGCCCCCTGCGTCCGCGCCCGACCCCGCCCGCGCGCCCGCGCCCGACGACGGCCCCATCCCCGTCATCGACCTCGCCCGCTGGCGGTCGGACGGCCCGGACGCGCGCCGCGCGACCGCCGCGGCCGTCGATACGGCCCTGCGCGCCACCGGCTTCCTCCTCGTCACCGGCCACGGCCTCGACCCGGACCTGCGCACCCGCATCCGCCGCACCGCCCGTACGTTCTTCGCGCTGCCCGCCGCGGAGAAGCAGCCGTACGCCACCGAGGTCGGCGGGCGCGGCTGGCTGGGCCCCGGAGCCGAGGCCAACGGCGCCGCCGAGGGCACCGCGACCCCGCCGGACCTGAAGGAGTCGCTGTCCTTCGCCTCCGAGGAGCCGACCGGCGACCCGGCCGTCGACGCCGAGTGGTTCCTGCCCAACATCTGGCCCCACCAGGTCCCGGCCCTCCGCCTCGACGTCCAGGATCTCCTGACCGCCCTGCGCGCCCTCTCCGACCGGCTCCTCGAACTCCTCGCCACCGTGCTCGGCTCCGCCCCCGACCGCTTCACCCGCCACACCACCCACCCCACCTGGGGCTTCAACATCAACTGGTACCCGGGCACGGAGACGGTGGGCGAGGCGCTGCCCGGCCAGTACCGCATCGGCCCGCACACCGACTTCGGCACGGTCACGGTCCTGGACCGGCAGCACGGCAAGGGCGGCCTCCAGGTCTGGACCGACCCGGCGCACGGCGGCACCGGCTGGCAGGACGCCCCGTACGTCCCCGGCTCCCTCACCGTCAACATCGGCGACCTGATGGCCCGCTGGACCGACGGCCGCTGGCGCGCCGGCCGCCACCGCGTCCTGCCGCCCCCGCCCGACGCCCCCACCGAGGAGCTGATGTCCCTCGTCTACTTCTACGAGTGCGACCCCGGCACCCGCATCGGCACCCTGGCCGACTCCCACACGTATCTGCGCGCCCAGCTCGACGCCATCACCGCGGACGGCACCTGA
- a CDS encoding nucleoside deaminase: MLATAVAEARAGLAEGGIPIGAALYGPDGALLGRGRNRRVQDGDPTAHAETTAFRAAGRQRHYRDTTMVTTLSPCWFCSGLIRQFRISRVLIGEARTYHGGHGWLAQSGVRIVLLDDAECAAMMREFIAARPKLWHEDIGDE, from the coding sequence ATGCTGGCGACGGCGGTCGCCGAGGCACGGGCCGGGCTGGCCGAGGGCGGCATCCCCATCGGCGCCGCGCTGTACGGCCCCGACGGCGCCCTCCTCGGACGCGGCCGCAACCGTCGCGTCCAGGACGGCGACCCCACCGCGCACGCGGAGACCACCGCCTTCCGCGCCGCCGGCCGGCAGCGCCACTACCGGGACACCACGATGGTCACCACCCTCTCCCCGTGCTGGTTCTGCAGCGGCCTGATCCGCCAGTTCCGCATCTCGCGCGTCCTGATCGGCGAAGCCCGTACGTACCACGGCGGGCACGGCTGGCTGGCGCAGAGCGGCGTACGGATCGTGCTGCTGGACGACGCGGAGTGCGCGGCCATGATGCGGGAGTTCATCGCGGCCCGACCCAAGCTGTGGCACGAGGACATCGGCGATGAGTGA
- a CDS encoding PLD nuclease N-terminal domain-containing protein, with translation MLRYLPFLLILALWIYAFIDCLNTPENQVRGLPKIAWVFIILLFGEVLIGPVAWLVAGRPRREPAGGGAPWPRGGRGPAQKWVAPDDNPEFLRSLKDENKKDEALLKDWEADLRRREEELRRKENGSSDGEGNTPPSKG, from the coding sequence ATGCTCAGGTATCTGCCGTTCCTTCTGATCCTGGCGCTGTGGATCTACGCGTTCATCGACTGCCTGAACACGCCGGAGAACCAGGTCCGCGGCCTGCCGAAGATCGCCTGGGTCTTCATCATCCTGCTGTTCGGCGAGGTCCTCATCGGTCCGGTCGCCTGGCTGGTGGCCGGCCGCCCGCGGCGCGAACCCGCCGGCGGCGGCGCGCCGTGGCCCCGCGGCGGGCGCGGCCCGGCGCAGAAGTGGGTCGCGCCGGACGACAACCCCGAGTTCCTGCGCTCGCTCAAGGACGAGAACAAGAAGGACGAGGCGCTCCTGAAGGACTGGGAGGCGGACCTGCGGCGCCGCGAGGAGGAGCTGCGGCGCAAGGAAAACGGTTCGTCGGACGGCGAGGGGAACACCCCGCCGTCGAAGGGCTGA
- a CDS encoding menaquinone biosynthesis decarboxylase, with the protein MAYDDLRSFLRALDREGDLKRIKAEVDPHLEVGEIVDRVQKAGGPALLFENVKGSSMPLAMNVYGTDRRLLKALGLTSYDEISEKIGGLLKPELPHGFVGVREAFGKLANMAHVPPKKVKGDSAPVQEVVLQGDEVDLERLPALFTWPQDGGSFFNLGLTHTKHPETGVRNLGLYRLQRHDKRTIGMHWQIHKDSRNHYQVAAKRGEKLPVAIAFGCPPAVTYAATAPLPGDMDEYMLAGFVQGKRIEMVDCKTVPLQVPANAEVVLEGWLEPGEMLPEGPFGDHTGFYTPQEPFPALTIDCVTMRRRPLLQSIVVGRPPTEDGPLGRATERFFLPLLKVIVPDIVDYHLPESGGFHNCAIVSIDKKYPKHAQKVMHAIWGAHMMSLTKLIVVVDADCDVHNLHEVSWRALGNTDYARDLTVVEGPVDHLDHASYQQFWGGKAGIDATRKLPEEGYTRDGGWPEMVESDTATAAKVDRRWKEYGF; encoded by the coding sequence ATGGCTTATGACGATCTTCGCTCGTTCCTGCGCGCGCTCGACCGGGAGGGTGACCTCAAGCGCATCAAGGCCGAGGTCGATCCGCATCTGGAAGTCGGCGAGATCGTCGACCGGGTGCAGAAGGCCGGCGGCCCGGCGCTGCTCTTCGAGAACGTCAAGGGCTCGTCGATGCCGCTGGCCATGAACGTGTACGGCACCGACCGCCGGCTGCTCAAGGCGCTGGGCCTGACGTCGTACGACGAGATCAGCGAGAAGATCGGCGGGCTGCTCAAGCCGGAGCTGCCGCACGGCTTCGTCGGCGTGCGCGAGGCCTTCGGCAAGCTCGCGAACATGGCGCACGTCCCGCCGAAGAAGGTCAAGGGCGACAGCGCCCCGGTCCAGGAGGTCGTGCTCCAGGGCGACGAGGTGGACCTGGAGCGGCTGCCCGCGCTGTTCACCTGGCCGCAGGACGGCGGATCGTTCTTCAACCTGGGCCTGACCCACACCAAGCACCCGGAGACCGGCGTGCGGAACCTGGGCCTGTACCGCCTCCAGCGCCACGACAAGCGCACCATCGGCATGCACTGGCAGATCCACAAGGACAGCCGCAACCACTACCAGGTGGCCGCCAAGCGCGGCGAGAAACTGCCGGTCGCCATCGCCTTCGGCTGCCCGCCGGCCGTCACCTACGCCGCCACCGCGCCGCTGCCCGGCGACATGGACGAGTACATGCTCGCCGGGTTCGTGCAGGGCAAGCGCATCGAGATGGTGGACTGCAAGACCGTGCCGCTCCAGGTCCCGGCCAACGCCGAGGTCGTACTGGAGGGCTGGCTGGAGCCGGGCGAGATGCTGCCGGAGGGCCCCTTCGGCGACCACACCGGCTTCTACACGCCGCAGGAGCCGTTCCCGGCGCTGACCATCGACTGTGTGACGATGCGCCGGCGGCCGCTGCTCCAGTCGATCGTGGTGGGCCGGCCGCCGACCGAGGACGGCCCGCTGGGCCGGGCCACCGAGCGGTTCTTCCTGCCGCTGCTCAAGGTCATCGTGCCGGACATCGTGGACTACCACCTGCCCGAGTCGGGCGGCTTCCACAACTGCGCGATCGTCTCGATCGACAAGAAGTACCCCAAGCACGCCCAGAAGGTCATGCACGCCATCTGGGGCGCCCACATGATGTCGCTGACCAAGCTGATCGTCGTGGTCGACGCCGACTGCGATGTGCACAACCTGCACGAGGTGTCCTGGCGGGCCCTCGGCAACACGGACTACGCGCGGGACCTGACCGTCGTCGAGGGGCCGGTCGACCACCTCGACCACGCCTCGTACCAGCAGTTCTGGGGCGGCAAGGCGGGCATCGACGCGACGCGGAAGCTGCCCGAGGAGGGGTACACCAGGGACGGCGGCTGGCCGGAGATGGTCGAGTCGGACACCGCGACGGCGGCGAAGGTCGACCGCCGCTGGAAGGAGTACGGGTTCTAG
- the mqnP gene encoding menaquinone biosynthesis prenyltransferase MqnP, translating to MSADSATPDLFAPEPAPPGKVKAFLRLVMIEHSVFALPFAYIASLTAMHQVDKSIHWVELLLVTVAMVGLRTFAMAANRIIDREIDARNPRTAGRELVTGAVSVRSAWTGALIAVVFFLGAAALLNPLCLALAPIAVIPMVVYPYGKRFTNFPHAILGLAQAMGPVGAWIAVTGSWSWDAVILGLAVGVWIGGFDLIFACQDVQADRAHGVKSVPARFGIPAALHGARASHAVTTALLVWYALATHAGVFFWLGLVIVVGAFLYEHTIVRPHDLSRLNRAFFQVNGFIGIALFVCALLDLFIRGLTPA from the coding sequence ATGAGCGCCGATTCAGCGACACCGGATCTCTTCGCCCCCGAACCCGCACCGCCCGGCAAGGTCAAGGCCTTCCTGCGGCTGGTGATGATCGAACACTCGGTCTTCGCGCTGCCCTTCGCCTACATCGCCTCGCTGACCGCCATGCACCAGGTGGACAAGAGCATCCACTGGGTCGAACTGCTGCTGGTCACGGTCGCGATGGTGGGGCTGCGCACCTTCGCGATGGCCGCCAACCGCATCATCGACCGGGAGATCGACGCCCGTAACCCGCGCACCGCGGGCCGCGAGCTGGTCACCGGCGCGGTGTCGGTACGCTCCGCCTGGACCGGCGCGCTGATCGCGGTGGTCTTCTTCCTGGGCGCCGCGGCCCTGCTCAACCCGCTGTGCCTGGCGCTGGCGCCGATCGCCGTCATCCCGATGGTGGTGTATCCGTACGGCAAGCGCTTCACGAACTTCCCCCACGCGATCCTGGGACTGGCCCAGGCGATGGGCCCGGTCGGCGCGTGGATAGCCGTCACGGGGTCCTGGTCCTGGGACGCGGTGATCCTCGGCCTGGCCGTGGGCGTCTGGATCGGAGGCTTCGACCTGATCTTCGCCTGCCAGGACGTGCAGGCGGACCGGGCGCACGGCGTGAAGTCCGTACCGGCCCGCTTCGGCATCCCGGCGGCCCTGCACGGCGCCCGCGCCAGCCACGCCGTCACCACGGCGCTGCTGGTCTGGTACGCGCTCGCCACCCACGCCGGGGTGTTCTTCTGGCTCGGCCTGGTGATCGTCGTCGGCGCGTTCCTCTACGAGCACACCATCGTCCGCCCGCACGACCTCTCCCGGCTGAACCGGGCGTTCTTCCAGGTCAACGGCTTCATCGGGATCGCGCTGTTCGTCTGCGCGCTGCTGGACCTGTTCATACGGGGCCTGACGCCGGCCTGA
- a CDS encoding rhomboid family intramembrane serine protease: MMTRALERAKPAAALMLGWVALLWVLEMADAASGNALDTFGVQPREMSELADVLPAAFIHFGFDHLAANTLPLLLLGFLAALRSGLARFAGVALLIALTSGLGVWLTAPAGSNTAGASGVVFGLFGYLLIRGFIDRKPLDIALGALVAVVYGSILWGALPTDNGISWQGHLFGLVGGVLAAFVFRQRTAVAPLPGEIRRIP, translated from the coding sequence ATGATGACGCGAGCGCTGGAGCGTGCGAAGCCCGCCGCCGCGCTGATGCTGGGCTGGGTCGCGCTGCTGTGGGTCCTGGAGATGGCCGACGCCGCTTCCGGGAACGCGCTGGACACCTTCGGCGTACAGCCGCGCGAGATGAGCGAGCTGGCCGATGTGCTGCCCGCCGCCTTCATCCACTTCGGCTTCGACCACCTGGCCGCGAACACGCTGCCGCTGCTGCTCCTGGGCTTCCTCGCCGCGCTGCGCAGCGGTCTCGCCCGGTTCGCCGGTGTCGCCCTGCTCATCGCGCTGACCAGCGGTCTGGGCGTCTGGCTGACCGCCCCCGCCGGCAGCAACACCGCCGGGGCCTCCGGCGTCGTCTTCGGTCTCTTCGGCTACCTGCTGATACGCGGCTTCATCGACCGCAAGCCACTGGACATCGCCCTCGGCGCGCTCGTCGCCGTGGTCTACGGCTCGATCCTGTGGGGCGCGCTGCCGACCGACAACGGCATCAGCTGGCAGGGCCATCTGTTCGGGCTGGTGGGCGGCGTGCTGGCGGCGTTCGTCTTCCGGCAGCGGACGGCCGTGGCGCCGCTGCCGGGGGAGATACGGCGGATACCGTAA